From a region of the Podarcis muralis chromosome 16, rPodMur119.hap1.1, whole genome shotgun sequence genome:
- the LOC114586305 gene encoding phospholipase A and acyltransferase 3-like: MSGYIEPKPGDLIEISRVGYQHWAIYVGSGYVIHLAPSDDLYQASTSSLMSALSEKAVVKKELLWSVVGADVCRINNKYDQKYEPLPANKIVQEAEALLGKEIRYSLASENCEHFVTRLRYGTAMSDQVRDTLVAGTVGLFGVGLVAIAATVVSSLFLPRKHREE; this comes from the exons ATGTCTGGCTAT ATAGAGCCGAAGCCTGGAGACCTGATAGAGATTTCCCGTGTGGGCTACCAGCACTGGGCCATCTACGTGGGTTCCGGCTACGTGATCCACCTGGCTCCCTCAG ATGACTTATACCAGGCCAGCACCTCCAGCCTGATGTCTGCCCTGTCCGAAAAAGCCGTGGTGAAGAAGGAACTCCTGTGGAGCGTCGTCGGGGCCGACGTCTGCCGCATCAACAACAAATACGATCAGAAATACGAGCCGCTCCCGGCGAACAAAATCGTGCAGGAGGCGGAGGCGCTCCTGGGCAAAGAAATCCGCTACAGCTTGGCCAGCGAGAACTGCGAACATTTTGTCACCAGGCTGCGCTACGGCACGGCTATGAGCGACCAG GTGAGAGACACCTTGGTTGCTGGCACAGTAGGGCTCTTCGGCGTAGGCCTTGTGGCCATTGCGGCGACAGTGGTCAGCAGTTTATTCCTGCCCAGAAAGCACAGAGAGGAATAA
- the LOC114586304 gene encoding uncharacterized protein LOC114586304 gives MASLRPLSDFMDELCPLEADTENNTPSLVKMNDEEQNHSAFFIRVKNPAERDELKPGDLIEIFRSSCQHWALYIGDRKVVHLATECGDHLPDGTPNDLAVLPDRAYVKKDWLEDVVRKDRYRVNNKHDETQPPLPLAKILWQAEELVGKEMPYTFNSPNCEHFVMELRYGAEMNEQDEIKPGDLIEIFRSCYQHWAIYVGEGKVVHLAPECDRLANGAASVLAVLSDRAYVKKDWLDVVVRKDQFRVNNKHDLTIPVLPLAKILQRAEELVGREMPYNLTSHNCEHFVMDLRYGVAMSDQVTEAIAVGTIGMMGVAAAMIRSAAKRRKHRYE, from the exons ATGGCTTCACTAAGGCCTCTTAGTGATTTCATGGATGAG CTATGCCCATTGGAAGCCGACACTGAGAATAACACACCAAGCCTAGTGAAGATGAACGACGAGGAGCAAAACCACTCAGCCTTCTTCATCAGGGTGAAGAACCCAGCTGAGCGG GATGAATTAAAACCTGGAGACCTCATTGAGATCTTCCGTTCTTCTTGTCAGCACTGGGCCCTCTATATTGGGGATCGGAAGGTTGTCCACTTGGCAACTGAATGTG gTGACCATCTTCCGGATGGAACTCCGAATGACTTGGCGGTCTTGCCCGACAGAGCTTACGTAAAGAAGGATTGGCTGGAAGACGTCGTGCGGAAGGACCGGTACCGGGTGAACAATAAACATGACGAGACGCAGCCTCCGCTCCCCCTGGCCAAGATACTCTGGCAAGCCGAGGAGCTGGTGGGCAAGGAGATGCCCTACACCTTCAACAGCCCCAACTGCGAGCATTTTGTTATGGAGCTACGATACGGAGCGGAAATGAATGAGCAG GATGAAATTAAACCTGGCGACCTCATTGAGATCTTCCGCTCTTGTTATCAGCACTGGGCCATCTATGTTGGGGAAGGCAAAGTTGTTCACTTAGCTCCTGAAT GCGACCGCCTTGCAAACGGTGCTGCCAGCGTACTGGCGGTCTTGTCTGACAGAGCTTACGTGAAGAAGGACTGGCTTGATGTCGTGGTGAGGAAAGACCAGTTCCGAGTGAACAACAAGCACGACCTCACGATTCCTGTGCTGCCACTTGCCAAGATCCTCCAGCGGGCAGAGGAGCTGGTTGGGAGGGAGATGCCCTACAATCTGACGAGCCACAACTGTGAACACTTTGTGATGGACCTGCGATATGGAGTTGCAATGAGTGACCAG GTCACCGAGGCCATTGCTGTGGGGACAATTGGCATGATGGGTGTGGCAGCCGCCATGATCCGATCTGCGGCGAAGAGGCGCAAGCACCGCTACGAATAG
- the LOC114586962 gene encoding olfactory receptor 6N1-like — translation MGILNQTEVTEFIMMGFPSLQPFHKPLFLLLLLVYLFTIFGNLLVFTIIRTNPKLHTPMYFFVSVLSFLEICYTAATIPKMLSNLLSERKRISFSGCLLQIYFFHSLGATECYLLTIMAYDRYLAICSPLRYPAVMTSKLCIRLAASCWVCGLLGPIAEIVLASKLPFCGPNKIEHIFCDFPPLLSLACTDTSINVLVDFTVNACKILATFLLIMTSYLQIIRAILRIRSATGRKKAFSTCAAHLTVVVIFFGSILFMYVRLTKSYSLDYDRALAVVYAVLTPFLNPIIYSLRNKEIKAALKRTFHCQKIMTREMEQP, via the coding sequence ATGGGAATCCTCAACCAGACCGAGGTCACCGAGTTCATCATGATGGGCTTCCCGAGCCTCCAGCCCTTCCACAAGCCCCtcttcctcttgctcctcctcgTCTACCTCTTCACCATCTTTGGCAACTTGCTCGTTTTCACCATCATCCGCACCAACCCCAAGCTCCACACGCCCATGTACTTTTTCGTCAGCGTCTTGTCCTTCTTGGAGATCTGCTACACAGCTGCCACCATCCCAAAGATGCTCTCCAACTTGCTCAGCGAGAGGAAGCGCATCTCGTTCTCTGGCTGCCTCCTACAGATCTACTTCTTCCATTCGCTGGGGGCCACCGAATGCTACCTGCTCACCATCATGGCTTACGACAGGTACCTGGCCATCTGCAGCCCGTTGCGCTACCCAGCCGTCATGACGTCCAAGCTGTGCATCAGATTAGCCGCCAGCTGCTGGGTCTGCGGCTTGCTAGGCCCCATCGCCGAAATCGTCTTGGCTTCCAAGCTCCCTTTCTGCGGACCCAACAAGATCGAGCACATCTTCTGCGACTTCCCACCACTCCTCAGCTTAGCCTGCACCGACACCTCGATCAACGTCCTGGTCGATTTCACGGTCAATGCTTGCAAGATCctggcaaccttcctcctgatcATGACGTCTTACCTGCAGATCATCAGGGCCATCCTTCGGATCCGCTCGGCCACCGGCCGGAAGAAAGCCTTTTCCACATGTGCCGCGCACCTCACTGTGGTCGTGATCTTCTTCGGGAGCATCTTGTTCATGTATGTCCGACTGACGAAAAGTTACTCCTTGGATTATGACAGAGCGCTGGCTGTTGTATACGCTGTCCTGACCCCTTTCCTTAATCCGATTATCTACAGCCTGCGGAACAAAGAAATCAAGGCAGCCTTAAAGAGAACGTTCCACTGTCAGAAAATAATGACTAGAGAAATGGAGCAGCCTTGA